The Sulfuricystis thermophila genome segment TCGCCACCAACACCGTATGATTGGCCAGGCCCACTACCAGCCCCGTTTCCAGCACGCGCCCGACCGGGATTTCCGCCGGCTGCCCCGTCAAGGCGTGTTCGATCTTGAAGATCTCGGCAATGCTGCGGCCGCGCGCTTCGGCTTCGGTCCAGCCGGTCAGCGCCTCGGCCACCGGATTGAGGTAGGACACGCGCATCGTCGCATCGGTCGTCACCAGGCCATCGCCGATGGACTGCAGAATCGCCGTCACCTCGCCTTCGCTGGCTGCGAGCTCCTGCACGGTCTGCTGCACGGTCTCGGCCATGCGGTTGAAATCGTGGGCGAGCCGGCCGATCTCGTCTTGCGTTTCATCTTCCACCCGCGCTTCGAGCCGGCCGGCAGTGATCTCGTGGGCGGTCGCGGCGAGCCGTGCGAGTCGACGCGTCAGTCGCCGGGAAAGGATGCGGAACAACACCGTCACCAGCGCCAAGGACAGCATTGCGGTGACGAGCATGGCCAGTCCCATGCGTTCCGACAATGCAGCGAAGCCGCCGGCGCCCAGACGCAGATGCACCCGGCCGAAACTCACACCACTCTCTTCGAGCTCGAAGATACTGTCTTTGCCGAAAGGTGATCGATTCGCTTCGTGCGCTTCGGCCACCATGGTGCCATCGTTCGAAACCACCTCGATCGCATCGATTGCGTCGCTCTTGATCAGTGCCTGTGCGATCTCGCGCACACTGGCGTAGTCGCGCTCGACCATCGGCCCGGTCAGCGCCGCGGCGAGCAGTGGCCGCAGCGTCGTTTCCTGCTGTTCGATACCGCGCTCGGCAGACCAGCGCAGCAATGCGAGCATCATCGCACCGAAAAGGAGCAGACCCAACAACGATGCGAACGCCGCCAAGAGGCTCAGCTTGTGGCGAATCGGCAGATCAGCAAAAAAACCTGACCGGCGGGACACTCAAGATTCCTCGTGCATCTGGCGATACAGTTCGACCACCAACGGATCGATCCCCTGCATTTCAGCGTCGGTGACCGGCACCAGCCCCTGATGACCGAGGGAAGCGATGAAGGTTTGGCCGCTTGGCTGCGCGGCAAAGTCGAACAGCGCCCGGCTGAGCGCTTCTGCCTTGTGAGCCAGCCGGGGTGACACATGGTAGATGACGGCCGCCAGGCCACGCCCCAGCGGCATCAGCACCCGAACCTTCGCCGCCAGCGCGGCATCGACCTGGGCGAGCGTGGTGCGCGAGACGATCGCCGCCTCGACGTCACCGACCAGCAGGCGTTGCAGTGAATTGGCATGCGTGCCGGTGGTGACGAGGCGGAAATCGCGGCCGGCGATGCGTCCCGCGTCGCGCAGAAAACGCAAGCCGATCACTCCCAGCGAGGCGACGCGGTCGGTGACCGCGATGGCGACCGCTCCCCATTTGAAATCCTTGAGACTCTTCTCTGGCACATCTGCACGCACGACGAGCACCGGCTCGAGCGGCGCCTGAGTGCGCACGAGCGGCACATGGCCGAGCTCGCGCTGGGCGAGGCGAGCATGAATCATCGCATCGGCGACGATATCGTAGGCACCGGCACGCATGCGGACGAGATGCTCTGCATAGTTCGGCGCGCTGGCAAGATCCACCTTCTGCCCCAGAACACCCTCGATGACCGGCAGCAGCGGGGAATAAAAGCCGACGAGCCGGCGCGCCGGCAAATAGGGCACGATGGCGAATACCGGCCGCTCGCCGGCGCGCACCGCGGCGGGCAGCCATCCGGTTGCGGCGGCAGCGAGCGCGCCAGCCAGAAATCGGCGGCGTGGGAAGGAAGGATCACAGTGCATCGGCATTTTCCCCTGATGGGGCGATGGGTAATTGTACGCAAACTCGTGCGCCGCCCCCTTCGGCTGCAGGCCGGTTGGCGAGCGTCACCGTGCCGCCGTGATCGACGACGATCTTGTGCACGATCGCCAATCCGAGGCCGGTGCCCTTCGGCTTGGTGGTCACATAGGGTTCGAACGCATGTTGGAGGATTTCGGGCGGGAAGCCGGGGCCGTTGTCAGCCACGACCAGCTCGGCCTTGCGGCCCGCATGGCGCGTCTTCACCAAAATCCGTGCCGTCCCGGAAGCAGAAACTTTGCGAGATGGGTCGGCGCCCGGCGGGACGTTTCCATTTCCGCCAGCACCAACTTTGTCACCACAGGCTTCGGCAGCGTTCTTGATCAGGTTGTGCAGCACCTGGCGAATCTGATCGGCGTCGGCCAGCACCGGCGGGAGGAGCGGATCGAGCTCGGTTTCGATGTTGAAGCCGCTGTGGGCATAGAGTTCGAGCACCTCGGCAATCAGACGGTTCAGATCGAGCGGCTGCGGATTCGGCGGCGGCAGACGCGCATAGTCGCGGAAGTCGTTGACCATCGCCTTCATCGCCTCGACCTGATCGACGATGGTCTTCGTCGCCCGCTCGAGCATCGCGGCATCCTCCGGGGCGAGCTTCCCGGAGAGCTTCATCTGCAGACGCTCGGCCGAGAGCTGGATCGGAGTGAGGGGATTCTTGATCTCATGGGCGAGCCGCCGCGCCACCTCGCCCCAGACCGCGGCGCGTTGCGCGGCTTCACGCTCGACGCGTGCCTGGGAGAGCTGTTGCGTCATCTCGTTGAACGAGCGGGTCAGCACCCCCAGCTCGTCGTCGGTTTCCAGCACCGCACGCGGCGTCAGATCGCCCGCGGCGACGGCGCGCGTGCCTTCGGCGAGCATCAACAGCGGCTTGGCGAGCCGGCTGGCGAGGAAGAAGGCCAGCGCGATCGCGGCGAACAGCGCGAGCAGCAACGCAAAGGTCAGGGTCAGCGTATAGAGGCGTTTGAGGCCGGCGCGGCCGAGCTGCAGTTGCTGGTAATCGCGCTGCGCCGCCTCCACCAGGGCGGCGCTTTGCGCGATCGCGGCCGGCACCGGCTGTTCGAGCTGCAGGATCAGCGGCTCGGCCGCGAAACGGTAGGCGCGCACCGGCAAGAGGGCGCGCACCACGAAGCCGCTCGCCGCATCGCCTTCGACACGCGCGCTACCCGTGCCGGTACGCGCCTGCCGCAGCTCGACCGGGTCGGGCAACGCGGGCATGAGCTCCGGCAATTCACTGGCGCTGCTGCTGGCGACCAGCTGGCCGTTCGCAGTCACCAGCACGGCGGCATTCACCCCGGCCTGCTCGCGCAGGCGATTGAGGAGCACCGCCCCCGGCGCAGGCACTTCGGCCAGGTCATAGGCCATCGAGCGGCCTTTGACGAGGAGCTCCGTCTGCATCGTCTCGAACACGCTGCGGGCCAGATCGAGACCGCCGTCGAGCGCCGCCTCGATGCGCACGTCGAACCACGAATCGATGCTCTTCACGGCGAACTGCATCGACACCGCATACACCAGCGCGCCGGGCAGCACCGCCATCATCGCCAGCATCATCAGCAGCCGCGTCTTGAGGCGGGCGCCGAACACGCCATTCCGGTAATCGCGCCACAGGCGGCGCAACTGGGTGATGACCAGTCCGAGCAGCAGCAGGGCCGCCAGCGCATTGAGGATGATCAACAGCGGCGTGTGGCGGGCGAACAGCGCGGTATCGGCCGAAGCCGACGTCAGCAAAATCACCAGCATGCCGCCGAGCGCCGCGGCGAGTGTCAAGGCGATGATCATTGCGGCTCAGGCTGGGGCACGAACTGCCAGCTCAAGGTGCGGGCATCGACCCGCCAGTCGTCGTTGGCCAGCGCATCGATCTGCAAGGGTTTCGGCAACTGGTTCTGGTCGAGCGAAAGACGCACGGCGGCGGCGAGCGACTCGCCCTGCGGCAGGGTTCCCGCGTCGGCGACGTGCAGGCGCCGGATGTGGCCGAGCGCAGTGAGCGCCGCTTCGAGCGTATCGAAGTTCTGATACAGGCTGCCGACGGCGAGCCGATACTGTCGCGTCAGCGTCTGGTAGCTCAAGCGGTAATTGACGACACGGCCGGCCAGATGCTCATCGATCCAGTACCAGCGCTTGCGCTTGATCTGCACCTCGAAACGGAAATGAAGCGGCACGCCCTTGCCGACGGCATCGACGAGACGCGCGCCGAGCTCGACGTCGAATTCGGCATTCACCGCCCAGCCACGTTCATCCGGGACCACCTCGGCGCCTTTCGGCTGGATGCTACCCGCCCAGGCCAGCACGGTGACGAGCAGACCGAAGCCCAGCGCAACGAACCGTTCAAGGCGTCTTTTCCAGCAGGGCGTAGTAGAAGCCGTCATGAGTGGCCGAGGGCAAGAGTTGCAATTCTTCTTCGCTGCCGCCCGTCGGCAGGCGGCGCGCATCCGGATGACGCGCAAGGAACGCGCGCACCTGCCCGCCGTTTTCCGCGGGAAAGACCGAACAGGTGCAGTAGAGCATTTTGCCACCGGGGGCCATGAGCGGCCACAAGGCATCGAGGATGGCAGCCTGGGTCTGTGCGAATCCCGCCACATCCTCCGGGCGCCGCAGCCACTTGATGTCGGGATGGCGTCGCACCACGCCCGAGGCGGAACAGGGCACATCGGCGAGAATGCGCTCGAAAGGCCGCCCGTCCCACCAGTCCGCCGGTTTGCGTGCATCGCCGATTTTCACCGTCGCGGCAAGATGAAGCCGCGCGAGGTTTTCCTCGATGCGCCGAGCGCGCAGGGCATCCACTTCCAGCGCGGTCAGCTCGAGATCAGCGAGTTCGAGCAAATGAGCCGCCTTGCCCCCGGGCGCGGCGCAGGCATCGAGCACACGCATGCCGTCTCGGGCATCGAGGAGCCGCGCCGCGCGCTGCGCACCCCAGTCCTGCACCGAGACGCAACCCTCCTGAAAACCGGGGAGGCGCTCGACCGGCAAGGGGGGTTCGAGCAGGATCGCCGTCTCGTCGAGCGCCTGCCCTGCACCACCGGCCTCGGCCAACTGCGCGAGAAACTCGGCGCTGGTGACACGGCACCGCGCGTTCAGCCGCAGCGTCATCGGCGGATGAGCATTGCCGCTGGCGGCGATCTCCCGCCAGCGTTCCGGATAAGCCTCGCGCAACAGCGCGAGCCACCAACGAGGATGCCGCCAATGAGCCAATTCGTCGGCCTCCGCCGCAGCGATGAGCTCTGCGCGGCGGCGCTGGAAATTGCGCAGGATGGCATTGGTCAGTTTCTTGAACGGCTTGGCGGCAGCCTCGACGGCCTGATCGACGAGGGTGTGCGCGTCAGTGGGGCGGCGCTCCAGGCGGGCGAGCGCGACCAGCAACAGCGCCCGCGCCGCCTTGTCTTTCAGCGGCCGTTCGAGCAGACGGGCGAGGAAAAAATCGCCGCGGCCATGATCGCGCAAGGTGGTCAGCGCGAGATCGCGCGCGGCCGGCCGCAGCTCGATGGGCAGCGCGGCGAGCGCAACCTCCGGCGTGCGGCCGACGAGCACTTCCGCAACCGCTGCCGCCGCAGCGGCGAGCGCCCGGGAAAGCGGCGGGTTGCGAAAGGGGGGCGGGGAGGTGGCATTCATTTCGGCTCAGGAAGCGCATGGTAACCGCGATTCTGTGGTAAACGTCATTCATGAACCTTTCCGCCCATACCCCCATTCCCTTCCCGGGCCGGCTGACGATCGTCGGCTGGGGTGCGATCGCCCAAGGCGTTCTGCCGCTCCTGTTTCGTCATTTCGCGCTGCGCCCCGAGCAGGTGGCGATCGTCACCGCCGATGCCGAAGGCATCAGGGAGGCACGGGATTACGGTGTTTCGCATACGATCCTGCCGCTCGACCGCGATAATTTCCGGCAAGTGCTCGCCCCACTCGTCGGACCCGGCGACTTTCTGCTCAATCTTGCCGTCAATGTCGCGAGCGTGGCGCTAATCGAGTTCTGCCGCGAGCGTGGCGCCCTTTATCTCGATGCCTGTATCGAACCCTGGGCGGGCGGTTACACCGATCCGCTGCTTTCCCCTTCGCAGCGTTCGAACTACGCGTTGCGCGAACAGGCGAAGGCGCTCCATCGCCCCGGTGCGCCGACCGCGGTGCTCACCCACGGCGCCAATCCCGGCTGGGTGTCGCATTTCGTCAAGCAGGCGCTGCTCGACATCGCGCGCGATTGCGGCCTCGATGCCACGCCGCCCGCCGACCGTGCCGGCTGGGCGCGACTCGCGCAATCACTCGGCGTCCGGGTGATCCATATCGCCGAACGCGACTGGCAGGTGGCCGAACCCAGGAAGCGTCCTGGCGAATTCGTCAACACCTGGTCGGTCGATGGCTTCGTCGGTGAAGGTTGCCAACCCGCCGAGCTCGGCTGGGGCAGCCACGAAAAGGCGTTGCCGCCGGACGGCCATCGCCACGGCTTCGGCTGCGAGGCGGCGATCTGGCTCGAACGCCCGGGCGCGGCGACACGCGTGCGCAGCTGGACACCGCTCGCC includes the following:
- a CDS encoding phosphate/phosphite/phosphonate ABC transporter substrate-binding protein, which gives rise to MHCDPSFPRRRFLAGALAAAATGWLPAAVRAGERPVFAIVPYLPARRLVGFYSPLLPVIEGVLGQKVDLASAPNYAEHLVRMRAGAYDIVADAMIHARLAQRELGHVPLVRTQAPLEPVLVVRADVPEKSLKDFKWGAVAIAVTDRVASLGVIGLRFLRDAGRIAGRDFRLVTTGTHANSLQRLLVGDVEAAIVSRTTLAQVDAALAAKVRVLMPLGRGLAAVIYHVSPRLAHKAEALSRALFDFAAQPSGQTFIASLGHQGLVPVTDAEMQGIDPLVVELYRQMHEES
- a CDS encoding sensor histidine kinase, with protein sequence MIIALTLAAALGGMLVILLTSASADTALFARHTPLLIILNALAALLLLGLVITQLRRLWRDYRNGVFGARLKTRLLMMLAMMAVLPGALVYAVSMQFAVKSIDSWFDVRIEAALDGGLDLARSVFETMQTELLVKGRSMAYDLAEVPAPGAVLLNRLREQAGVNAAVLVTANGQLVASSSASELPELMPALPDPVELRQARTGTGSARVEGDAASGFVVRALLPVRAYRFAAEPLILQLEQPVPAAIAQSAALVEAAQRDYQQLQLGRAGLKRLYTLTLTFALLLALFAAIALAFFLASRLAKPLLMLAEGTRAVAAGDLTPRAVLETDDELGVLTRSFNEMTQQLSQARVEREAAQRAAVWGEVARRLAHEIKNPLTPIQLSAERLQMKLSGKLAPEDAAMLERATKTIVDQVEAMKAMVNDFRDYARLPPPNPQPLDLNRLIAEVLELYAHSGFNIETELDPLLPPVLADADQIRQVLHNLIKNAAEACGDKVGAGGNGNVPPGADPSRKVSASGTARILVKTRHAGRKAELVVADNGPGFPPEILQHAFEPYVTTKPKGTGLGLAIVHKIVVDHGGTVTLANRPAAEGGGARVCVQLPIAPSGENADAL
- a CDS encoding DUF4390 domain-containing protein; amino-acid sequence: MTASTTPCWKRRLERFVALGFGLLVTVLAWAGSIQPKGAEVVPDERGWAVNAEFDVELGARLVDAVGKGVPLHFRFEVQIKRKRWYWIDEHLAGRVVNYRLSYQTLTRQYRLAVGSLYQNFDTLEAALTALGHIRRLHVADAGTLPQGESLAAAVRLSLDQNQLPKPLQIDALANDDWRVDARTLSWQFVPQPEPQ
- the rsmB gene encoding 16S rRNA (cytosine(967)-C(5))-methyltransferase RsmB; the protein is MNATSPPPFRNPPLSRALAAAAAAVAEVLVGRTPEVALAALPIELRPAARDLALTTLRDHGRGDFFLARLLERPLKDKAARALLLVALARLERRPTDAHTLVDQAVEAAAKPFKKLTNAILRNFQRRRAELIAAAEADELAHWRHPRWWLALLREAYPERWREIAASGNAHPPMTLRLNARCRVTSAEFLAQLAEAGGAGQALDETAILLEPPLPVERLPGFQEGCVSVQDWGAQRAARLLDARDGMRVLDACAAPGGKAAHLLELADLELTALEVDALRARRIEENLARLHLAATVKIGDARKPADWWDGRPFERILADVPCSASGVVRRHPDIKWLRRPEDVAGFAQTQAAILDALWPLMAPGGKMLYCTCSVFPAENGGQVRAFLARHPDARRLPTGGSEEELQLLPSATHDGFYYALLEKTP
- a CDS encoding homospermidine synthase, coding for MNLSAHTPIPFPGRLTIVGWGAIAQGVLPLLFRHFALRPEQVAIVTADAEGIREARDYGVSHTILPLDRDNFRQVLAPLVGPGDFLLNLAVNVASVALIEFCRERGALYLDACIEPWAGGYTDPLLSPSQRSNYALREQAKALHRPGAPTAVLTHGANPGWVSHFVKQALLDIARDCGLDATPPADRAGWARLAQSLGVRVIHIAERDWQVAEPRKRPGEFVNTWSVDGFVGEGCQPAELGWGSHEKALPPDGHRHGFGCEAAIWLERPGAATRVRSWTPLAGPMHGFLITHGEAISIADYLTIGTGTTPTYRPTVHYAYHPCDDAVLSLHELAGREWHLQENKRIVRDEILAGVDELGVLLMGHPKGAYWFGSRLSHAEAKRLAPYNSATVLQVTAGVMAGMAWAIENPAMGVVDPDELPFAEMIEWCRPYLGEVVGVYSDWTPLKDRAGFFPQDVDVDDPWQFKNFRVS